The DNA segment ACAACAGCCCACCGGATTTCTTGCGGGAAATCGGTTGGACTGGCAAAGGTAAAGCCATCTGGGCAGTTGGGTGTGGTCTCCGACCGACGTTCCCCGGCGCTGTATAAAGAATTATTGCGCCCTGCCTTTTCTACAGATTTAACCTTAGAGCCCGCGTTTCATAAGGCTTAGAACTATTTGGTCTTTATGTTTTTATTGAAAGATCTAAAAAATATCAAAAGCCGACCGCCATCTGGCCGATCCTCTGATTAGACACTTCGGTTTGCGCTTTACCGTTCGTCTGGCGGCCTTGAAGCTCAGGTTGGAGCAAAGCTGTTTACGGGGTGGGCCTGTCAGCGACAACCCTGTACCTGTCAGCGAACTGGCAGCGCGGCGTATACACCTTGATTTGCAAGGGGTATCAGGGCAGGCTTGGCGCGCCGATCTACTCAACTTCACCGCTTCAGGTCAATTCTTCATGCCGTTACGTATCTGCATCCTGGAAACCGATGTCCTGCGCCCGGAACTGGTCGATCAATATCAAAGCTATGGCCGCATGTTCGAGCGGCTGTTCGCCCGCCAACCGATCGAGGCCCGGTTCGTTATCCATAATGTGATGCAGGGCGATTACCCGGCCGAAGGCGAGCGCTTTGATGCCTACCTGGTGACCGGCAGCAAGGCCGATTCGTTTGGGAGCGATCCGTGGATCCAGACCCTCAAGGTCTATCTTCTGGGGCTGTACGAGCGAGGTGAAAAACTGCTGGGTGTCTGCTTCGGCCATCAACTGCTGGCCTTGCTGCTGGGCGGCCAGAGCGAGCGTGCTGCCCAGGGGTGGGGCGTCGGTATTCATCACTACCGGTTGGGCAATGAGGCGGCATGGATGACTCCGGCGCTTGAGAACCTGACACTGCTGATCAGCCACCAGGACCAGGTCACCCGCCTGCCGGAAAACGCGACAGTGATTGCCTCAAGCGAGTTCTGCCCGTTCGCGGCCTATCACATTAATGATCAGGTGCTGTGCTTCCAGGGCCACCCCGAGTTCATCCATGACTATTCCAGAGCGTTGATGGACATTCGTCAGGAGTCACTGGGCGCGGCCCTGTACGACCGCGCAGTGACCAGCCTGGTGGAGGATCACCACGGCAGTATCGTGGGTGAATGGATGATGCGCTTTGTGGCGCACAAGACCGTTTAGTCGCAATACTGTTCAATTAGGTACTGTATGCCCTCGGTGGGAGCAGCACCTAATTGACCAGCATTGTGTTGAGCTGATGATCTGCTACAGCCAGCCTGAGCGCTTGAAACTGGCAAACAGTGCGGTGCAGCCGCCGACGATCACCCCCAGCACAATGAAGTAGCCGTAGTGCCAGTTCAGTTCCGGCATGTTCTGGAAGTTCATTCCGTAGATGCCGGCAATCGCGGTAGGGAAGGCCAGGATCGCCGCCCAGGCGGCGAACTTTCTCTGGATCAGGCCCTGGCGTGATGACTCCAGCAGCAAGCCGATTTCAATGGTCTGGCTGGCCAGGTCACGCAGGTTGGCCAGGTCTTCCATCTGCCGTTTGACGTGAATCTCGACATCCCGAAAATAAGGACGCATGTTCTTGTCGATGAATGGAAAACTGAGCTTTTGCAGTTCTTCGCCGACCTCGACCATGGGCGCCAGGTAGCGCCACAAACGCAGCAAATCACGGCGCAGGCCGTGAATGCGCTGGATCTGCGCATCGTTCATCACGCCATTGAGCACGCTCTGTTCCAGTTCTTCGAGCTCGCAATGAATGGCTTCGGCGACCGGTTGATAGTTCTCGGTGACAAAGTCCAGTAGCGCGTAAAGCACGAAGTCCTCGCCGTGAGACAGCAGCAGCGGGCGCGCTTCGCAGCGTTGGCGCACCGCGCTGTAGGACTTCGAATGGCCATTGCGCGAGGTAATGACATAGCCCTTGCCGGCAAAGATGTGGGTTTCGATGAATACCAGCTTGCCGTCTTCCCTGACCGGCGCATAGGTGACGATGAACAAGGCATCGCCAAAGGTTTCCAGCTTTGGTCGGCTATGCACCTCAAGGGCGTCTTCGATGGCCAGCTCATGCAGGTTGAACTGCTTCTTGAGGCTGGCCAGCTCATGC comes from the Pseudomonas sp. StFLB209 genome and includes:
- a CDS encoding amidotransferase, which encodes MPLRICILETDVLRPELVDQYQSYGRMFERLFARQPIEARFVIHNVMQGDYPAEGERFDAYLVTGSKADSFGSDPWIQTLKVYLLGLYERGEKLLGVCFGHQLLALLLGGQSERAAQGWGVGIHHYRLGNEAAWMTPALENLTLLISHQDQVTRLPENATVIASSEFCPFAAYHINDQVLCFQGHPEFIHDYSRALMDIRQESLGAALYDRAVTSLVEDHHGSIVGEWMMRFVAHKTV
- a CDS encoding magnesium and cobalt transport protein CorA, whose translation is MGRVVAAAVYSAGRKVSDITLEEGATWAAKPGHFVWIGLEKPDPHELASLKKQFNLHELAIEDALEVHSRPKLETFGDALFIVTYAPVREDGKLVFIETHIFAGKGYVITSRNGHSKSYSAVRQRCEARPLLLSHGEDFVLYALLDFVTENYQPVAEAIHCELEELEQSVLNGVMNDAQIQRIHGLRRDLLRLWRYLAPMVEVGEELQKLSFPFIDKNMRPYFRDVEIHVKRQMEDLANLRDLASQTIEIGLLLESSRQGLIQRKFAAWAAILAFPTAIAGIYGMNFQNMPELNWHYGYFIVLGVIVGGCTALFASFKRSGWL